The Agrobacterium vitis genome has a segment encoding these proteins:
- the htpX gene encoding zinc metalloprotease HtpX, giving the protein MGVGFLIGGKGGMMIALVIAGAMNLFSYWNSDRMVLSAYHAQEVDPRNAPEFYEIVRGLTQNAGLPMPKVYIFDNPQPNAFATGRNPQNAAVAASTGLLQALTPEEVAGVMAHELAHVEHRDTLTMTITATLAGAISMLGNFAFFFGGRRDENGNGGGIIGPLVAMIVAPFAAMLVQMAISRTREYAADRRGAEICGNPLWLASALAKIAGAHQPNYQAERNPATAHMFIINPLSGQKMDSLFSTHPDTSNRIVALQALAQEMGARQENVYRPQQNRAAASGPWGSSAETSTDDPWGVKGGASTRSVPKIGRRGKDNDAPKGPWN; this is encoded by the coding sequence ATGGGCGTCGGCTTCCTGATCGGCGGCAAGGGCGGGATGATGATCGCGCTGGTCATCGCTGGGGCGATGAACCTGTTTTCCTACTGGAATTCCGACCGGATGGTACTGTCGGCCTATCACGCCCAGGAGGTCGATCCGCGCAATGCGCCGGAATTTTATGAGATCGTTCGTGGTCTCACACAAAATGCCGGGCTGCCGATGCCCAAAGTCTATATTTTCGACAATCCGCAGCCCAATGCCTTTGCCACCGGTCGCAATCCGCAAAATGCTGCCGTTGCCGCCTCGACTGGCCTGTTGCAGGCCTTGACGCCGGAAGAAGTGGCGGGCGTCATGGCCCATGAACTTGCCCATGTCGAGCACCGCGACACGCTGACCATGACGATCACCGCGACGCTGGCCGGGGCGATTTCGATGCTGGGCAATTTTGCCTTTTTCTTCGGCGGTCGCCGCGACGAAAACGGCAATGGTGGTGGCATTATTGGTCCGCTCGTGGCGATGATTGTCGCGCCCTTTGCCGCCATGCTGGTGCAGATGGCCATCAGCCGAACCCGCGAATATGCCGCCGACCGGCGTGGTGCGGAAATCTGCGGCAATCCGCTGTGGCTGGCCTCCGCACTGGCCAAGATCGCCGGGGCGCATCAGCCCAATTATCAGGCCGAGCGCAACCCCGCCACCGCCCATATGTTCATCATCAATCCCTTGTCGGGCCAAAAGATGGACAGCCTGTTTTCCACCCACCCCGATACCAGCAACCGGATCGTGGCGCTGCAAGCCTTGGCGCAGGAAATGGGCGCGCGTCAGGAAAATGTCTATCGCCCGCAACAAAACAGGGCGGCGGCTTCAGGCCCCTGGGGCAGCAGTGCGGAAACATCGACGGATGACCCCTGGGGTGTTAAGGGAGGCGCAAGCACGCGCTCCGTTCCCAAAATCGGGCGGCGCGGCAAGGATAATGACGCCCCGAAGGGACCATGGAATTGA
- a CDS encoding S41 family peptidase — MIRRASIMLVGALMGATAMSVVYSAGVPAEAAGNSTYKELAIFGDVFERVRAQYVTPPDEKKLVEAAINGMLSSLDPHSSYMNAQEAADMQTQTKGEFGGIGIEVTMENDLVKVIAPIDDTPGAKAGILAGDMISEINGTPVRGMQLNDAVEKMRGAVNTPIKLTILRKGADKPIELSVMREIIPIRAVKSRVDGDVGYVRVISFTEKTYDDLEAAINKIKKEVPADKLKGFVLDLRLNPGGLLDQAIYVSDAFLQKGEIVSTRSRDPEDTRRFNATAGDLTDGKPLIVLVNGGSASASEIVAGALQDLKRATVVGTRSFGKGSVQTIIPMGDKGALRLTTALYYTPSGKSIQGTGIHPDIKVEEPLPADLQGKLRTEGESSLPGHIQGQSETEEGSGSVAYVPPDPKDDVQLNYALDLLRGAKTDPSFPPDPSKAVLESAKKK; from the coding sequence ATGATACGTAGGGCTTCTATAATGCTGGTTGGCGCGCTGATGGGCGCGACGGCGATGAGCGTTGTTTATTCGGCTGGCGTTCCTGCCGAGGCGGCAGGCAATTCCACTTACAAGGAACTGGCGATTTTTGGAGACGTGTTCGAGCGTGTCCGCGCTCAGTATGTCACGCCTCCTGACGAGAAAAAGCTGGTCGAAGCCGCCATCAATGGCATGTTGAGCTCTCTCGATCCCCATTCCAGCTACATGAACGCCCAGGAAGCGGCGGACATGCAGACCCAGACCAAGGGTGAATTCGGCGGCATCGGCATCGAAGTGACGATGGAAAACGACCTGGTCAAGGTCATCGCACCTATCGATGACACACCCGGCGCCAAGGCCGGCATTCTGGCTGGCGACATGATCTCCGAGATCAACGGCACCCCCGTGCGCGGCATGCAGCTCAATGACGCCGTTGAAAAGATGCGCGGCGCGGTCAATACGCCGATCAAGCTGACCATTTTGCGCAAGGGTGCCGACAAGCCGATCGAACTCAGCGTCATGCGCGAAATCATCCCGATCCGCGCCGTCAAGTCTCGCGTCGATGGCGATGTCGGCTATGTCAGGGTGATCTCCTTCACCGAAAAGACCTATGACGATCTGGAAGCCGCGATCAACAAGATCAAGAAGGAAGTGCCAGCCGATAAGCTGAAGGGCTTTGTTCTCGACCTGCGCCTCAATCCGGGCGGTCTGCTCGATCAGGCGATTTACGTCTCCGACGCCTTCCTGCAGAAGGGCGAAATCGTCTCCACCCGCTCGCGCGATCCGGAAGATACCCGCCGCTTCAATGCCACCGCTGGCGATCTGACCGATGGCAAGCCGTTGATCGTGCTGGTCAATGGTGGTTCGGCCTCGGCATCTGAAATCGTCGCTGGCGCGCTTCAGGACCTGAAGCGGGCAACAGTGGTCGGCACCCGCAGCTTCGGCAAGGGTTCCGTGCAGACCATCATCCCGATGGGCGACAAGGGCGCGCTGCGCCTGACGACGGCGCTCTATTACACGCCATCAGGCAAGTCGATCCAGGGGACTGGCATCCATCCTGATATCAAGGTGGAAGAGCCGCTGCCCGCCGATCTGCAGGGCAAGCTGCGCACCGAGGGCGAATCCTCGCTGCCGGGCCATATCCAGGGCCAGAGCGAGACGGAAGAAGGCTCCGGCTCGGTTGCCTATGTGCCGCCGGATCCGAAGGATGACGTGCAGCTTAACTACGCACTCGACCTGCTGCGCGGCGCCAAGACAGACCCGTCCTTCCCGCCGGACCCAAGCAAGGCCGTGCTGGAAAGCGCCAAGAAGAAGTAA
- a CDS encoding divergent polysaccharide deacetylase family protein, with the protein MSADLHAALGQNRKKRRTGGPKISPFKALTAASSVALLGLSVYTTLTPLPLRNPLPLTTTPPVAAAVPAEEPAAKAPGPSRSMEARAPTSGATVERSTLPDGSVVTKYSPASRDGSGPALVATPHVGQDARVATMPNPDLLEDSPEGKIPVTGRDGLRPVEQYARPWSGAHGTRVAIVVSGLGLSQTGTQRAIKHLPEQVTLAFAASGNSLSRWMQEARRGGHEILLQVPLEPVGYPANDPGRGTLQVGRAASDNLRDLHKAMASMTNYTGLMNYMGGRFLSDSGAMDPVMRDIAARGLLFLDDGSSARSLTATFAKAMNMPFSVADLQLDDQIQEQAILKRLDELERIARRNGSAIGVASAFDESVNAIAKWAEGAKARGIEIVGVSALAMEAQQ; encoded by the coding sequence TTGAGCGCTGATCTGCACGCAGCTTTGGGCCAGAATCGCAAGAAGCGCCGCACGGGCGGCCCGAAAATCTCTCCCTTCAAGGCACTGACAGCAGCCAGCTCGGTCGCTCTTCTCGGCCTGTCCGTTTACACAACACTCACGCCGCTTCCGCTGCGCAATCCGCTACCGCTCACCACCACCCCACCGGTGGCGGCAGCCGTCCCTGCCGAGGAGCCAGCCGCGAAAGCCCCCGGCCCGTCCCGCAGCATGGAAGCCCGCGCCCCGACCTCTGGCGCTACAGTCGAGCGCTCGACCCTTCCGGACGGTTCGGTTGTCACCAAATATTCACCCGCCAGCCGGGACGGCTCCGGCCCGGCCCTGGTCGCCACTCCGCATGTGGGACAGGACGCCCGCGTGGCAACAATGCCCAATCCGGACCTTCTGGAGGACAGCCCAGAAGGGAAAATCCCGGTGACGGGACGCGATGGACTGCGACCCGTCGAGCAATATGCACGGCCCTGGTCCGGCGCGCATGGAACACGGGTGGCCATCGTCGTCAGCGGCCTCGGCCTCAGCCAAACCGGCACGCAAAGAGCGATCAAGCACCTGCCGGAACAAGTGACACTAGCCTTTGCCGCCAGCGGCAACAGCCTGTCGCGCTGGATGCAGGAAGCGCGGCGCGGCGGCCATGAGATCCTGTTGCAGGTGCCGTTGGAGCCGGTTGGTTATCCGGCAAACGATCCGGGCCGAGGCACGTTGCAGGTTGGGCGCGCTGCCTCCGACAATCTGCGTGACCTGCATAAGGCCATGGCCAGCATGACCAATTATACCGGATTGATGAATTACATGGGCGGGCGCTTCTTGTCCGATAGCGGCGCGATGGACCCTGTCATGCGTGATATTGCGGCTCGTGGCCTGCTGTTTCTCGATGACGGCTCCTCGGCAAGATCCCTGACAGCGACGTTCGCCAAGGCGATGAACATGCCGTTTTCCGTCGCCGATCTGCAATTGGACGACCAGATACAGGAACAGGCCATCCTGAAACGGCTGGACGAGCTGGAGCGGATTGCCCGGCGCAATGGCTCTGCCATCGGTGTTGCCTCGGCGTTTGATGAAAGCGTCAATGCCATTGCCAAATGGGCAGAAGGCGCCAAGGCACGCGGCATCGAAATCGTCGGCGTTTCCGCCCTTGCCATGGAAGCGCAACAGTGA
- a CDS encoding DUF1674 domain-containing protein yields MDEHQNDRQDSGTANSGGTEAAPKTLSPAAARALAEAEERRKAEQAQKPAPEVGGRGGADPARFGDWEINGRAIDF; encoded by the coding sequence ATGGACGAGCACCAGAACGACCGACAAGATTCCGGCACCGCAAACAGTGGCGGCACCGAAGCCGCACCGAAAACGCTGTCGCCTGCCGCAGCCCGCGCGCTGGCCGAAGCCGAGGAGCGTCGTAAGGCCGAGCAGGCCCAAAAACCGGCGCCGGAAGTGGGTGGACGCGGCGGCGCGGACCCGGCCCGGTTTGGTGATTGGGAAATCAACGGCCGCGCTATCGATTTCTAG
- a CDS encoding RsmB/NOP family class I SAM-dependent RNA methyltransferase: MELNERRGKPPTDKSSSNHREPSLGIPGKQDGQSRHKSDRPRRPVHDDKPGLEARMAASRLLAAVIDRKTSLDGMMDGDHGNPAYAALSEADRGLVRAILNTSLRFLPRIEAMLARLLDAPLPEGARALYHSLIVAAAQMVYLDVPDHSAVDLAVEQANRDPRSRRFAKLVNAVLRRLGREKQALLADVEDVICMPDWFFERLIVVYGEEEARRIAQAQLTPAAIDLTVKADPAIWAEKLNGVVLPTGSIRLASFAGAVSALPGFEEGAWWVQDAAAALPVRMFGAIEGKRAVDLCAAPGGKTAQLAAAGAVVTAVEQSANRLKRLDGNLQRLGFSAELVHQDLMEFNLGEDHPGFDAVLLDAPCSSTGTTRRHPDVFYTKGPQDIVKLAGVQERLLRHAVTLLAPGGSIVFSNCSLDPQEGEDVVARVLADHPELERVAMQVADWPGLEDAITPLGEFRTTPAMLPGPAMLPGGDSHAGGLDGFYACRLRRV; the protein is encoded by the coding sequence ATGGAATTGAACGAAAGACGCGGCAAACCTCCAACCGATAAATCCTCTTCCAACCATCGGGAGCCAAGCCTTGGGATCCCTGGCAAACAGGATGGCCAATCCAGGCACAAATCCGATAGACCGCGCCGACCGGTGCATGACGACAAGCCGGGGCTGGAAGCGCGCATGGCCGCGAGCCGCCTTCTGGCGGCGGTGATCGACCGCAAGACCTCGCTGGACGGCATGATGGATGGCGATCATGGCAATCCAGCCTATGCCGCCCTGTCGGAGGCCGATCGTGGCCTGGTGCGCGCCATTCTCAATACCTCCCTGCGCTTTCTGCCCCGCATCGAGGCCATGCTGGCCCGGTTGCTGGATGCGCCTTTGCCGGAGGGGGCGCGTGCGCTTTATCATTCGCTGATCGTTGCCGCCGCGCAAATGGTCTACCTTGATGTCCCCGATCATTCCGCTGTCGATCTTGCCGTCGAACAGGCCAATCGCGATCCGCGCAGCCGCCGGTTCGCCAAGCTGGTCAATGCCGTTTTGCGCAGGCTGGGCCGTGAAAAACAGGCACTCTTGGCGGATGTCGAAGACGTCATCTGCATGCCTGACTGGTTCTTTGAACGGCTGATCGTCGTCTATGGGGAGGAGGAAGCGCGGCGGATCGCGCAGGCCCAATTGACCCCGGCTGCCATCGACCTGACCGTCAAAGCCGATCCGGCCATTTGGGCCGAAAAACTGAATGGGGTGGTGTTACCGACCGGCAGCATCCGGCTGGCAAGCTTTGCCGGTGCGGTTTCGGCCCTTCCGGGCTTCGAAGAGGGTGCCTGGTGGGTGCAGGACGCGGCGGCGGCTCTTCCCGTGCGGATGTTCGGAGCTATCGAAGGCAAGCGGGCCGTGGATCTCTGTGCCGCACCTGGCGGCAAGACGGCGCAATTGGCAGCAGCAGGCGCGGTGGTGACGGCGGTCGAGCAATCGGCCAACCGGCTGAAGCGGCTGGATGGCAACCTGCAACGGCTGGGGTTTTCAGCGGAACTGGTTCATCAGGACCTGATGGAGTTCAATCTGGGCGAGGATCATCCGGGCTTTGACGCCGTGTTGCTGGATGCCCCCTGTTCTTCCACCGGCACGACGCGCCGGCACCCCGATGTGTTTTATACCAAGGGGCCGCAGGATATCGTCAAGCTGGCGGGTGTGCAGGAACGGTTGCTGCGCCACGCCGTGACACTGCTGGCGCCCGGCGGCTCTATCGTGTTTTCCAATTGCTCGCTTGATCCGCAGGAAGGTGAGGATGTCGTGGCCCGGGTTCTGGCCGATCATCCGGAACTGGAGCGGGTTGCGATGCAGGTCGCCGACTGGCCGGGGCTGGAAGACGCGATCACCCCGCTTGGCGAATTTCGCACCACACCTGCTATGTTACCGGGGCCTGCTATGTTACCGGGCGGCGATAGCCATGCGGGCGGGCTGGATGGCTTTTATGCCTGCCGTTTACGTCGGGTTTAA
- a CDS encoding DUF1700 domain-containing protein gives MTKDAFLRMLRLGLAGLPAQEVDDIVADYQAHFAESAASGRSEQEVAAALGNPARIARELRAEMGLRRFESHWSLSNMLAAMMALAGLAIVDILFLLPLLTAAFFTVFGLGIAVTAIGAAGVKIIITTMLFQLDGPTTETLSQLLIGAGLVSGFLGGGALLLMGLGTGIRILGHYARLHFRLAQLSPDHA, from the coding sequence ATGACCAAGGATGCCTTCTTACGCATGCTGAGACTGGGGCTGGCCGGGTTGCCTGCTCAAGAAGTGGACGACATCGTCGCCGATTATCAGGCTCATTTTGCCGAATCAGCCGCCTCCGGTCGTAGTGAACAGGAGGTTGCGGCGGCCTTGGGCAATCCGGCCAGAATTGCCAGAGAACTCAGGGCCGAAATGGGGCTGCGCCGTTTCGAATCCCATTGGAGCCTGTCGAACATGCTGGCGGCCATGATGGCGCTGGCGGGGCTCGCCATCGTTGACATCCTGTTTTTACTGCCCCTGCTCACCGCTGCGTTCTTTACCGTGTTCGGCCTTGGGATTGCGGTCACGGCCATCGGAGCGGCGGGCGTGAAGATCATCATTACCACGATGCTGTTTCAGCTTGATGGACCAACAACAGAAACACTTTCGCAACTGCTGATCGGCGCGGGCCTTGTGAGCGGGTTCCTGGGCGGTGGCGCGTTGTTGTTGATGGGGCTTGGCACCGGTATCCGCATACTCGGCCACTATGCGCGGCTGCATTTTCGCCTGGCTCAATTAAGCCCGGATCACGCTTGA
- a CDS encoding RNA pyrophosphohydrolase codes for MTQTTVKAEDLPYRPCVGIMVLNAQGLVWAGRRIPLLNSEYDGSPQLWQMPQGGIDPGEDPKEAAYRELYEETGMKTVTLLAEAPNWINYDLPPALIGIGLRGKFRGQTQRWFAFRFDGDESEIQINPPPTSQHAEFDEWQWKPMAELPDLIVPFKRGVYEQVVAAFRHLSPANA; via the coding sequence ATGACCCAGACCACCGTCAAAGCCGAGGATCTGCCCTATCGCCCTTGCGTCGGCATCATGGTGCTGAATGCGCAGGGCCTGGTCTGGGCCGGTCGCCGCATTCCACTGCTCAATTCCGAATATGATGGCTCACCGCAGCTTTGGCAGATGCCGCAGGGCGGGATCGATCCGGGTGAAGACCCGAAAGAGGCGGCCTATCGCGAGCTTTACGAAGAAACCGGCATGAAAACCGTGACCCTGCTGGCCGAAGCGCCGAACTGGATCAATTACGACCTGCCGCCAGCCCTGATCGGCATCGGTCTTCGCGGCAAATTTCGCGGCCAGACACAACGTTGGTTTGCCTTTCGCTTCGACGGCGACGAAAGCGAAATCCAGATCAATCCGCCGCCGACCAGCCAGCATGCCGAATTCGATGAATGGCAATGGAAGCCAATGGCAGAACTGCCAGACCTGATTGTGCCGTTCAAACGCGGCGTCTACGAACAGGTGGTCGCCGCCTTCCGGCATCTTTCCCCTGCCAATGCCTGA
- a CDS encoding GIN domain-containing protein — translation MTRKLAFVATTGLIGAVVFLTLGIGISGEHWGGARQLWATTSSTCGSGQSTSQQVTLPFTASDSLAIDLPASVRYQPGDKAEVIVSGDPTLVGHVRMDGHRLSLDCHLGWSQSKLDISVSGPAITDWKLLGSGDLSLSHINQPQLRLDIKGSGSVSATGTAETVDVDISGSGTAQLKRLTAQSARIVIRGSGNADMTALKDADVSISGSGNVDLSGHPTLRRSEINGSGRIVQAP, via the coding sequence ATGACGAGGAAATTGGCATTCGTTGCAACGACGGGACTGATTGGTGCAGTCGTTTTTCTAACATTGGGTATCGGGATTTCAGGCGAACACTGGGGTGGAGCCCGGCAATTGTGGGCGACAACCTCCTCCACCTGCGGATCGGGCCAATCCACCAGCCAGCAGGTCACGCTGCCCTTTACCGCCAGCGACAGTCTCGCCATCGATTTGCCGGCGTCGGTCCGCTATCAGCCAGGTGATAAGGCGGAAGTCATCGTCAGTGGCGATCCTACCCTTGTCGGGCATGTGCGAATGGATGGCCACCGGCTGAGCCTGGATTGCCATCTGGGCTGGTCGCAATCAAAACTCGATATCAGCGTATCGGGACCCGCGATAACAGACTGGAAACTGCTTGGAAGCGGCGACCTATCGCTATCGCACATCAACCAGCCTCAATTGCGACTGGATATCAAAGGGAGCGGCAGCGTTTCGGCGACAGGAACTGCCGAGACGGTCGATGTAGACATTTCAGGTTCGGGTACCGCCCAGCTCAAGAGGCTGACGGCTCAGTCCGCACGGATCGTGATCCGTGGCAGCGGGAACGCAGACATGACCGCGCTGAAAGATGCGGATGTGTCGATTTCCGGGAGCGGCAATGTTGATCTCTCCGGTCACCCGACATTGCGGCGTTCAGAAATCAATGGCAGTGGTCGCATCGTGCAGGCTCCTTAA
- a CDS encoding PadR family transcriptional regulator, whose protein sequence is MTDSIQVQLRKGALDLCVLAVLSHGESYGYEIASTLVSAVGMGEGTIYPLMRRMQNDGLVATRIVESSNGPPRKYYRLTEQGRTIFEAHRRDWRSFASAVDTLLEDLP, encoded by the coding sequence ATGACTGACTCGATCCAGGTTCAATTGCGGAAAGGTGCCCTCGACCTCTGCGTCCTGGCTGTGCTGTCTCACGGCGAAAGCTATGGCTACGAAATCGCCAGTACCTTGGTCAGCGCCGTCGGCATGGGAGAAGGCACGATCTATCCGCTGATGCGTCGAATGCAGAATGACGGATTGGTGGCCACCCGCATCGTTGAGTCCAGCAATGGGCCACCGCGCAAATATTATCGGCTCACGGAACAGGGCCGAACAATTTTCGAAGCTCATCGCCGCGACTGGCGTTCCTTTGCAAGCGCCGTCGATACACTTCTTGAGGATTTGCCATGA
- a CDS encoding ParA family protein — protein sequence MPIITFANTKGGAGKTTAVLLLATELVLRGYRVSVIDTDPQRWISRWFEGADGHAGTMRVATYISVNALARTIEAYRGSSDYVIVDLPGAQSPLLATALGLSDHVLIPIQGSAMDAQGGAQVIELLQYLYSKGNIRIPHSVVLSRVNSLVTTRALRAVKLLLAERSVRVLATPIIERAAYRDMFEYRTSLHRLDPERVSNLDKAIANAERYCDEVEMLVPTIRMPVADNLTNSRADNGNRGFMEMPLLRAAY from the coding sequence ATGCCCATCATTACCTTCGCCAATACCAAGGGCGGTGCCGGAAAGACCACGGCGGTTCTGTTGCTTGCGACGGAACTGGTGCTCCGGGGTTATAGGGTCTCGGTGATCGATACCGATCCGCAGCGCTGGATTTCCCGCTGGTTTGAGGGCGCGGACGGTCATGCCGGCACCATGCGTGTCGCTACCTATATCTCCGTCAATGCCTTGGCACGCACCATCGAGGCTTATCGTGGTAGCTCCGATTATGTAATCGTCGATCTGCCCGGGGCGCAATCACCCTTGCTGGCGACGGCGCTTGGTCTTTCCGATCATGTGCTGATCCCCATCCAGGGCAGTGCCATGGATGCCCAGGGCGGCGCGCAGGTGATCGAACTGCTGCAATATCTCTACAGCAAGGGCAATATTCGAATTCCCCATTCCGTGGTTCTGTCACGGGTCAATTCGCTGGTCACTACCCGCGCGCTTCGCGCCGTCAAACTGCTTCTGGCTGAACGGTCGGTGCGGGTTCTGGCGACGCCGATCATCGAGCGCGCCGCCTATCGCGATATGTTTGAATATCGCACCAGCCTGCACCGCCTCGACCCGGAGCGGGTCAGCAATCTGGATAAGGCTATCGCCAATGCCGAGCGCTATTGCGACGAGGTCGAAATGCTGGTGCCGACCATCCGCATGCCGGTTGCCGATAACCTGACGAATAGCCGGGCCGATAACGGCAATCGCGGCTTTATGGAAATGCCACTGCTGCGGGCTGCCTATTGA
- a CDS encoding peptidoglycan DD-metalloendopeptidase family protein encodes MTSHSFASGPLAARAMWCGTIAIIWVSALSSATAQQLPAPAPENPASTPPAISQQGAGKPDINVAPAANGDTPAPGNPATPVPDDPAGALRAKREDVSRQLQDLSQSMQLSSEKSEELRKSIDALDKSSTSLRQALIDSAARRKDLEQKIADGEKKLADYGVRQDVIHKSFRARRAVLAEVLGALERMGRNPPPALLVTPEDALGAVRTAILLGAVVPGMRKETEKLANDLQELTNLRKASIDEREKMVASLKSRQEEEARMDMLLAENARLSQQNNAQLQEELARSQELAQKSSSLQGLIGSLENEIASVRQATDQAKLEEEKRRQMTDAQRDKARLEAQTTPPDKNRIAPAFSFEELKAKLELPAVGDVLRQFGDPDGTGHEAKGIVLATAPAAVVIAPADGTVVYAGQFRSYGKMAILNTGNGYHIVLSGMDRVNVHAGQFVLSGEPIGAMGEKRVVSAAAFALETDRPTLYIEFRKDGNSVDSRPWWAKDAGKVRNDT; translated from the coding sequence ATGACATCCCACTCCTTCGCATCCGGGCCTCTGGCCGCTAGAGCAATGTGGTGCGGGACAATCGCAATCATTTGGGTCAGCGCTCTTTCCTCTGCCACAGCCCAGCAATTGCCAGCACCCGCCCCCGAGAATCCGGCCTCGACACCGCCTGCCATTAGCCAGCAGGGTGCCGGGAAACCGGACATCAACGTGGCACCGGCTGCAAATGGCGATACGCCCGCGCCGGGCAATCCTGCTACTCCCGTCCCCGACGATCCCGCCGGGGCCTTGCGGGCCAAGCGCGAGGATGTTTCCCGTCAGTTGCAGGATCTGTCACAATCCATGCAGCTTTCCTCGGAAAAATCCGAGGAGTTGCGCAAGAGCATTGATGCGCTTGACAAGAGCAGCACCAGCCTGCGCCAGGCGCTGATCGATTCAGCCGCACGACGCAAGGATCTGGAGCAAAAGATCGCCGATGGCGAAAAGAAGCTGGCGGACTACGGTGTCCGCCAGGACGTCATCCATAAATCCTTCCGGGCGCGGCGCGCCGTGCTGGCCGAGGTGCTGGGTGCACTGGAGCGCATGGGCCGCAATCCGCCGCCAGCCCTGCTGGTTACGCCGGAAGATGCGCTAGGAGCAGTGCGCACCGCCATTCTGCTGGGCGCTGTCGTGCCTGGCATGCGCAAGGAAACCGAGAAGCTCGCCAATGACTTGCAGGAACTGACCAACCTGCGCAAGGCCAGCATCGATGAGCGCGAAAAAATGGTTGCCAGCCTGAAGAGCCGCCAGGAAGAAGAAGCCCGCATGGATATGCTTCTGGCTGAAAACGCCCGGCTGAGCCAGCAGAATAACGCCCAATTGCAAGAAGAACTGGCGCGCTCGCAGGAGCTTGCACAGAAATCCTCGTCACTCCAGGGCCTGATCGGCAGCCTGGAAAACGAAATTGCCTCTGTGCGTCAGGCCACCGACCAGGCAAAGCTGGAAGAGGAAAAGCGCCGTCAGATGACCGATGCGCAACGGGATAAGGCACGCCTTGAGGCCCAGACTACGCCGCCCGATAAAAACCGCATTGCCCCGGCATTTTCCTTTGAAGAGCTGAAAGCGAAGCTGGAACTTCCGGCTGTGGGCGATGTATTGCGGCAATTCGGCGATCCCGACGGCACCGGTCACGAGGCCAAGGGGATCGTTCTTGCCACCGCGCCGGCAGCCGTGGTGATTGCCCCCGCCGACGGCACGGTGGTGTATGCGGGACAGTTCCGCAGTTACGGGAAAATGGCCATCCTCAACACAGGCAACGGATATCACATAGTTTTGTCCGGCATGGACCGTGTCAACGTGCATGCCGGACAATTCGTGCTGTCCGGCGAGCCGATTGGTGCTATGGGTGAAAAGAGAGTCGTCAGCGCAGCTGCTTTCGCGCTGGAAACAGATCGCCCAACCCTTTACATAGAATTCAGAAAAGACGGTAACTCGGTTGATTCCCGACCATGGTGGGCGAAGGACGCCGGAAAGGTTCGCAATGATACGTAG